The Gemmatimonadaceae bacterium genome contains the following window.
CACCGCGCGAAATCACAGGCAAATCTCGGAGAATTTCGTGCCAAAAATCGCATCCGCGAAAAAGAACATGCGGAAGTCCAGGGCCGCCACAGTGCGCAACCGCGCGCAGCGCGCGACGCTCAGGACCGCGCTGAAGAAGGCCAAGGCACCCGGCGCGTCGCAGGCTGACAAGATCACGGCTGCGAAGTTGGCCGACCGGGCCGCCCGAAAGGGGTTGCTCCATCGGAACGCTGCAGGGCGCCACAAGAGCCAGATCGCGCGCGCCAAGTAAACGGCGCCGCTCCCGTTTCGCGCGAAGGGCCGCGACGACGTCGCGGCCCTTTTTCGCACCCAGTCGTCTCACGGGCTCCGTCACAGCGCGGCCAATTCGGCCCCGCATCGCTCGCAGTACCACTCCGTGGGATAGTTCATCGCTCCACATTCAGCGCACTTGAGCGTTTTGGGCTGTTCCACTGCGCCCGAGGGACGGAGGACGATCGGCTGGTTGCCGGTGACGTTTGCGGCATACGGCCGTTCGCCACGCCGGTCGGGTTCGGCAGCCTTGCCTACCAGCCCCAACGTCGGGTCGGCCGCGTCAGCGGAGCGGATGAAGCCCCCATCCTGAGGCGCCCGAGGGATCCCCGAGGCAAGCGATTCGGCCAGCGTATCGCTCTGGTCCTGCGTGATCTGCGGCCCGGTCGGATTGGCCGGCTTGGGCGACGATTTCACCGGCGTCTGCGACGAGCGCGGCGACACGACCGACTTGAGGAAGGCGAGTTCGTCGAACGAGGCCTGCTCGGGCGTCCGGTTCGCAGCCGCGGACGGCGGCCCCGCGTGCGCTTCAGTTTCGAGCGGCCGGCCGGCAGGCGCCGGATGGGGCTGAGCCGGCGGCTCCGGCCGCCGCGGGGCGGGCTCAGGTTCGGCGGCCGCCGGCGATGCACCCATCGCCGCACCCAACAATTCGTGGACGCGATTCAGGTCGGCGCCGGCCACGGCCTGCT
Protein-coding sequences here:
- the rpsT gene encoding 30S ribosomal protein S20; the encoded protein is MPKIASAKKNMRKSRAATVRNRAQRATLRTALKKAKAPGASQADKITAAKLADRAARKGLLHRNAAGRHKSQIARAK
- a CDS encoding Ran-binding zinc finger domain-containing protein; translated protein: MTKKLPNSSLDIVTALMEERAKFETWLATLESRRDTTPPNVYDRVRHDYETRLAGVVDELKTHAAELEAQAERYTTQLAELAERENARRDARAEAELRAHVGELSPDEWDATAKEADDALAAIAAEQAVAGADLNRVHELLGAAMGASPAAAEPEPAPRRPEPPAQPHPAPAGRPLETEAHAGPPSAAANRTPEQASFDELAFLKSVVSPRSSQTPVKSSPKPANPTGPQITQDQSDTLAESLASGIPRAPQDGGFIRSADAADPTLGLVGKAAEPDRRGERPYAANVTGNQPIVLRPSGAVEQPKTLKCAECGAMNYPTEWYCERCGAELAAL